One Desmodus rotundus isolate HL8 chromosome 4, HLdesRot8A.1, whole genome shotgun sequence DNA segment encodes these proteins:
- the CUTC gene encoding copper homeostasis protein cutC homolog isoform X1 yields the protein MKRQGSFSEQKLARTPSGKAGTANGFLMEVCVDSVESAINAERGGAGRIELCSGLLEGGTTPSMGVLQVVKQCVQIPVFVMIRPRGGDFLYSDREVEVMKADIRLAKLYGADGLVFGALTEDGHVDKELCTTLVALCRPLPVTFHRAFDMVHDPMAALETLLTLGFERVLTSGCDSSALEGLPVIKRLIAQAKDRIVVMPGGGITDRNLQRILEGSGATEFHCSARSARDSGMKFRNSSVAMGASLSSSEYALKVTDVTLVRTLNAIANNILL from the exons ATGAAGAGGCAGGGGTCCTTCTCGGAGCAGAAACTGGCGCGGACGCCGTCCGGGAAGGCTG gAACAGCCAATGGATTTCTCATGGAAGTGTGTGTTGATTCAGTGGAATCAGCTATAAATGCAGAAAGAGGAG gtGCTGGTCGGATTGAATTATGTTCAGGTTTATTGGAAGGAGGAACCACACCCAGCATGG GTGTCCTTCAAGTAGTGAAGCAATGTGTCCAGATCCCAGTTTTTGTGATGATTCGGCCACGCGGAGGTGACTTTTTATATTCAGATCGTGAAGTTGAGGTGATGAAGGCTGACATTCGTCTTGCCAAGCTTTATGGCGCTGATGGTTTGGTATTTGGGGCACTGACTGAAGATGGACACGTTGATAAAGAACTGTGCACGACCCTTGTGG CTCTGTGCCGTCCTCTGCCAGTCACTTTCCACCGAG cctTTGACATGGTTCACGATCCAATGGCAGCTCTAGAGACTCTTTTAACCTTGGGGTTTGAACGAGTATTGACCAGTGGATGCGACAGTTCGGCTCTAGAAGGGCTACCTGTAATAAAGCGGCTCATAGCTCAG gcaaaAGACAGGATTGTGGTAATGCCag GGGGTGGTATAACAGACAGAAATCTACAAAGAATCCTTGAGGGTTCGGGTGCTACAGAATTCCACTGTTCTGCTCGGTCTGCTAGAGATTCAGGAATGAAGTTTCg AAATTCCTCTGTTGCCATGGGAGCCTCTCTTTCTAGCTCAGAATATGCTCTAAAGGTAACAGATGTGACTCTAGTAAGGACTTTGAATGCTATAGCAAACAATATTCTGCTTTAG
- the CUTC gene encoding copper homeostasis protein cutC homolog isoform X2, translated as MKRQGSFSEQKLARTPSGKAGTANGFLMEVCVDSVESAINAERGGAGRIELCSGLLEGGTTPSMGVLQVVKQCVQIPVFVMIRPRGGDFLYSDREVEVMKADIRLAKLYGADGLVFGALTEDGHVDKELCTTLVAFDMVHDPMAALETLLTLGFERVLTSGCDSSALEGLPVIKRLIAQAKDRIVVMPGGGITDRNLQRILEGSGATEFHCSARSARDSGMKFRNSSVAMGASLSSSEYALKVTDVTLVRTLNAIANNILL; from the exons ATGAAGAGGCAGGGGTCCTTCTCGGAGCAGAAACTGGCGCGGACGCCGTCCGGGAAGGCTG gAACAGCCAATGGATTTCTCATGGAAGTGTGTGTTGATTCAGTGGAATCAGCTATAAATGCAGAAAGAGGAG gtGCTGGTCGGATTGAATTATGTTCAGGTTTATTGGAAGGAGGAACCACACCCAGCATGG GTGTCCTTCAAGTAGTGAAGCAATGTGTCCAGATCCCAGTTTTTGTGATGATTCGGCCACGCGGAGGTGACTTTTTATATTCAGATCGTGAAGTTGAGGTGATGAAGGCTGACATTCGTCTTGCCAAGCTTTATGGCGCTGATGGTTTGGTATTTGGGGCACTGACTGAAGATGGACACGTTGATAAAGAACTGTGCACGACCCTTGTGG cctTTGACATGGTTCACGATCCAATGGCAGCTCTAGAGACTCTTTTAACCTTGGGGTTTGAACGAGTATTGACCAGTGGATGCGACAGTTCGGCTCTAGAAGGGCTACCTGTAATAAAGCGGCTCATAGCTCAG gcaaaAGACAGGATTGTGGTAATGCCag GGGGTGGTATAACAGACAGAAATCTACAAAGAATCCTTGAGGGTTCGGGTGCTACAGAATTCCACTGTTCTGCTCGGTCTGCTAGAGATTCAGGAATGAAGTTTCg AAATTCCTCTGTTGCCATGGGAGCCTCTCTTTCTAGCTCAGAATATGCTCTAAAGGTAACAGATGTGACTCTAGTAAGGACTTTGAATGCTATAGCAAACAATATTCTGCTTTAG